A part of Escherichia marmotae genomic DNA contains:
- the symE gene encoding endoribonuclease SymE: MTDTHSIAQPFEPEVSPANNRHVTVGYVSRYPDHAHIPALTLKGQWLEAAGFATGTAVDVKVMEGCIILTAQPPAAEESELMQSLRQVCKLSVRKQKQVQEFIGVIAGKQKVA, from the coding sequence ATGACTGACACGCATTCTATTGCACAACCGTTCGAACCAGAAGTCTCCCCGGCAAATAACCGTCACGTTACCGTTGGTTATGTGAGCCGCTACCCGGATCACGCGCATATTCCCGCTCTCACGCTGAAAGGTCAGTGGCTCGAAGCCGCTGGTTTTGCCACCGGCACGGCGGTAGATGTCAAAGTGATGGAAGGCTGTATTATCCTCACCGCCCAACCACCCGCCGCCGAAGAGAGCGAACTGATGCAGTCGCTGCGCCAGGTGTGCAAGCTGTCGGTACGTAAACAAAAGCAGGTGCAGGAGTTTATTGGGGTGATTGCGGGTAAACAGAAAGTCGCCTGA
- a CDS encoding GmrSD restriction endonuclease domain-containing protein, with translation MALGKESDKSLATAFHDLRELKVDVAYPFLLVLYHDYKNSVLSHEDFLRIICLIESYVFRRAVCAIPTNSLNKTFATFYKVINKEKYLESVQAHLLELPSYRRFPNDEEFKRELKIRDLYNFRSRSYWLRRLENDKRRERVEEFTIEHIMPQNENLSAKWREELGSDWQRVHKELLHTLGNLTLTRYNSRYSDRSFAEKRDIEEGFKHSPLYLNIGLGQCEKWDEAAIHARAARLAELAVQVWGTPYLPEEVLAVWRAQPARLPRYNLNDYPFLQKGEHSRILFDYFCDAVMRIDAGITQEVLKRYIAFKAETNFVDVVPQKKQLHLTLNMPFPELIDPQRMARDVTGMARSGNGDVEIGFSDLTQLPYIMGLIRQAFEKQMESALV, from the coding sequence ATGGCATTGGGTAAAGAAAGTGACAAATCGCTTGCCACGGCTTTTCATGACTTGCGTGAGTTAAAAGTCGATGTGGCGTATCCTTTTTTACTGGTGCTTTATCATGACTATAAAAATAGCGTTTTGTCTCACGAAGATTTCCTGCGCATAATTTGTTTAATTGAATCTTATGTTTTCCGCCGTGCAGTATGTGCGATTCCGACAAATTCTCTGAATAAGACGTTTGCGACTTTTTATAAGGTCATTAATAAAGAAAAATATCTGGAAAGCGTTCAGGCGCATTTATTAGAACTACCTTCATATCGTCGTTTTCCCAACGATGAGGAGTTTAAACGGGAATTAAAAATTCGCGATCTCTATAACTTCCGCAGCCGCAGCTACTGGTTACGACGACTGGAAAACGATAAACGCAGAGAGCGCGTGGAAGAGTTTACGATTGAACACATTATGCCACAGAACGAGAACCTGTCGGCTAAATGGCGCGAAGAGCTGGGAAGTGACTGGCAGCGTGTGCATAAAGAACTTTTACATACGTTGGGGAATCTCACTTTAACGCGCTATAACTCCCGCTACAGTGACAGATCTTTTGCGGAAAAACGCGATATTGAAGAGGGCTTTAAACATAGCCCGCTCTATTTGAATATCGGTCTTGGACAGTGCGAAAAATGGGATGAAGCTGCCATTCATGCCCGAGCCGCTCGCCTTGCGGAGCTTGCGGTCCAGGTCTGGGGGACGCCGTATCTTCCGGAAGAGGTATTGGCGGTCTGGCGTGCGCAACCGGCCCGCTTGCCCCGGTACAATTTGAATGATTATCCGTTCTTACAAAAAGGTGAGCATAGCCGAATCTTGTTTGATTATTTTTGCGATGCAGTGATGCGTATAGATGCCGGGATTACGCAGGAAGTATTGAAACGGTATATCGCCTTTAAAGCTGAAACGAACTTTGTCGATGTGGTGCCACAGAAAAAACAACTGCATTTGACACTGAATATGCCATTTCCCGAACTGATTGATCCTCAACGGATGGCAAGAGATGTAACCGGTATGGCACGTAGTGGCAATGGCGATGTGGAAATTGGTTTCAGCGACCTAACACAACTTCCTTACATTATGGGATTAATTCGTCAGGCATTTGAAAAGCAGATGGAGAGCGCGTTGGTGTAA
- a CDS encoding DUF1127 domain-containing protein: MGLVQLWQAVRSWWLKKQTRRVLQQMSDERLKDIGLRREDVE; encoded by the coding sequence ATCGGCCTTGTGCAACTCTGGCAGGCGGTGAGAAGCTGGTGGCTGAAAAAGCAGACCCGGCGCGTGTTACAGCAGATGAGTGATGAGCGGTTGAAGGATATTGGGTTGCGCAGGGAGGATGTGGAGTGA